One part of the Humulus lupulus chromosome 9, drHumLupu1.1, whole genome shotgun sequence genome encodes these proteins:
- the LOC133801280 gene encoding probable glutathione S-transferase yields the protein MGDVVKLYGFRGSPFSNRVDVALKLKGVEYKYYEEDLKNKSGSLLKYNPIHKKVPAFVHNEKPLAESLVILEYIDETWNTHPILPQHPYERAQARFWSRFIDDKVVPTTLKVLWVKEERKKALEEVTEYLESLEKELKGKYFGGESIGMVDIAGNVIVQWFPAIQELVGVEILTEEKFPKLCKWSHDFATHPVIKEASPSKEELIALFKPYLNPTN from the exons ATGGGAGATGTAGTGAAGCTTTATGGTTTTAGGGGAAGCCCTTTTAGTAACAGAGTTGATGTGGCTCTGAAACTCAAAGGTGTTGAATACAAATACTATGAAGAAGATTTGAAGAACAAGAGTGGTTCTCTCCTCAAATACAACCCAATTCACAAGAAGGTCCCTGCCTTTGTCCACAATGAAAAGCCCTTAGCAGAGTCACTTGTCATTCTTGAATACATCGACGAGACATGGAACACTCATCCCATCTTGCCTCAACACCCCTACGAAAGAGCTCAAGCCCGATTTTGGAGTCGTTTCATTGATGACAAG GTCGTGCCAACTACATTGAAAGTGCTTTGGGTGAAGGAGGAGCGGAAAAAGGCATTAGAAGAAGTAACTGAGTATCTGGAGTCTCTAGAGAAAGAGCTGAAAGGCAAGTACTTTGGAGGAGAAAGCATTGGGATGGTGGACATTGCAGGAAACGTCATAGTCCAATGGTTTCCAGCCATACAAGAGCTTGTGGGAGTAGAGATATTGACAGAGGAAAAGTTTCCCAAGCTCTGTAAATGGAGCCATGATTTTGCCACTCACCCTGTGATTAAAGAAGCATCGCCTTCTAAAGAAGAACTCATTGCTCTCTTCAAGCCTTATTTGAACCCCACCAACTGA
- the LOC133801279 gene encoding probable glutathione S-transferase, producing MGEEVKLYGNWASPFSCRVDIALKLKGVEYRYYEEDLKNKSASLLEYNPIHKKVPAFVHNEKPLAESLVILEYIEETWKTNPIFPQDLYERAQARFWTRFIDDKIVPTLREAWVKEDREKEAKEASEYLEFLEKELKGKYFGGESIGVVDIAGNVIAQWLPIFQQLMGIEIMTETKFPKLCKWSHDFATHPVIKEASPSKEDLIAFYKPQLSTSKAPTQK from the exons ATGGGAGAAGAAGTGAAACTTTATGGTAATTGGGCAAGCCCTTTTAGTTGCAGAGTAGACATAGCTTTGAAACTCAAAGGTGTTGAATACAGATACTATGAAGAAGATTTGAAGAACAAGAGTGCTTCTCTCCTCGAATACAACCCAATTCACAAGAAGGTCCCTGCCTTTGTTCACAATGAAAAACCCTTAGCTGAGTCACTTGTCATCCTTGAATACATCGAGGAGACATGGAAGACTAATCCCATCTTCCCTCAAGACCTCTATGAAAGAGCTCAAGCCCGTTTTTGGACTCGTTTCATTGATGACAAG ATCGTGCCAACGCTGAGGGAAGCCTGGGTCAAGGAAGATAGGGAAAAGGAAGCAAAAGAAGCAAGTGAGTACTTAGAATTTCTAGAGAAAGAGCTGAAAGGCAAGTACTTTGGAGGAGAAAGCATTGGAGTAGTGGACATAGCAGGAAACGTCATAGCACAGTGGTTACCAATTTTTCAACAGCTCATGGGAATAGAGATAATGACAGAGACAAAGTTTCCAAAGCTCTGTAAATGGAGCCATGATTTTGCCACTCATCCTGTGATTAAAGAAGCATCGCCTTCGAAAGAAGACCTTATTGCTTTCTACAAGCCTCAATTGTCCACCAGCAAGGCACCCACCCAAAAATGA
- the LOC133801281 gene encoding probable glutathione S-transferase — protein MGDEVKLYGFRGSPFSNRVDVALKLKGVEYKYYEEDLKNKSGSLLKYNPIHKKVPAFVHNEKPLAESLVILEYIDETWNTHPILPQHPYERAQARFWSRFIDDKVVPTTLKVIWVKEERKKALEEVTEYLEFLEKELKDKYFGGESIGMVDIAGNFIAQSIPTMQELVGVEILTEEKFPKLCKWSHDFATHPVIKEASPSKEELIALFKPYLNPTN, from the exons ATGGGAGATGAAGTGAAGCTTTATGGTTTTAGGGGAAGCCCTTTCAGTAACAGAGTTGATGTGGCTCTGAAACTCAAAGGTGTTGAATACAAATACTATGAAGAAGATTTGAAGAACAAGAGTGGTTCTCTCCTCAAATACAACCCAATTCACAAGAAGGTCCCTGCCTTTGTCCACAATGAAAAGCCCTTAGCAGAGTCACTTGTCATTCTTGAATACATCGACGAGACATGGAACACTCATCCCATCTTGCCTCAACACCCCTACGAAAGAGCTCAAGCCCGATTTTGGAGTCGTTTCATTGATGACAAG GTCGTGCCAACTACATTGAAAGTGATTTGGGTGAAGGAGGAGCGGAAAAAGGCATTAGAAGAAGTAACTGAGTATCTGGAGTTTCTAGAGAAAGAGCTGAAAGACAAGTACTTCGGAGGAGAAAGCATTGGGATGGTCGACATAGCAGGAAACTTCATAGCCCAATCGATTCCAACCATGCAAGAGCTTGTGGGAGTAGAGATATTGACAGAGGAAAAGTTTCCCAAGCTCTGTAAATGGAGCCATGATTTTGCCACTCACCCTGTGATTAAAGAAGCATCGCCTTCTAAAGAAGAACTCATTGCTCTCTTCAAGCCTTATTTGAACCCCACCAACTGA